A genomic region of Fusarium oxysporum Fo47 chromosome VI, complete sequence contains the following coding sequences:
- a CDS encoding cytochrome c/c1 heme-lyase: MGWFWADTPVPAVPVGHPATTDKAPPPGCPMHQKSADAMNPVAKPKKPVDLPPTSGCPVPHAARTQEQPKSLISQLNPLNYMFPDLSQKPAPNQSFALPTTRDESTIPKGTGDGNWEYPSPQQMYNALLRKGYTDTDITAVEGMVSVHNFLNEGAWQEILGWEQRFARGLYKGWQICKRGEGHVQEELDRQRDGVDTEPSLVRFQGRPKELTPKATMMQVLGWIYPSKFGTEPPFDRHDWYVAREINGQRKEIRYIIDYYSGEPDAHGDPVFFLDVRPAATPLGAAERIIRWSTDTWWKAIGGDRHEQDPQPWFRGTS, from the exons ATGGGTTGGTTTTGGGCAGACACGCCTGTTCCTGCGGTTCCTGTCGGACACCCAGCTACTACCGACAAGGCTCCTCCA CCTGGCTGCCCTATGCACCAAAAGTCTGCCGATGCCATGAACCCCGTGGCTAAGCCCAAGAAGCCTGTTGATCTTCCTCCCACCTCAGGATGCCCCGTTCCTCACGCCGCCCGAACCCAAGAGCAGCCCAAATCTTTGATCTCCCAGCTCAACCCTCTCAACTATATGTTCCCCGATCTATCGCAAAAACCTGCTCCTAATCAATCATTCGCTCTCCCAACAACCCGAGATGAGTCTACCATCCCCAAGGGCACTGGGGATGGCAACTGGGAGTACCCGTCTCCTCAGCAGATGTACAACGCGCTGCTGCGCAAGGGATATACCGATACCGATATCACCGCCGTCGAGGGCATGGTTTCGGTACACAACTTCTTGAATGAGGGCGCATGGCAGGAGATTCTTGGTTGGGAACAACGATTTGCGCGGGGACTTTACAAGGGATGGCAGATCTGCAAGAGGGGCGAAGGTCACGTTCAGGAAGAGCTTGATCGCCAAAGGGACGGTGTTGACACCGAGCCTAGTCTCGTTCGCTTCCAGGGTCGACCCAAGGAGTTGACTCCCAAGGCCACCATGATGCAGGTTCTGGGCTGGATTTACCCCTCAAAGTTTGG TACCGAGCCTCCCTTTGACCGGCACGACTGGTACGTTGCGCGAGAGATCAACGGCCAAAGGAAGGAGATTCGATACATCATCGACTATTACTCTGGCGAGCCCGATGCCCACGGTGACcctgtcttcttcctcgatgTGCGTCCTGCCGCTACGCCCTTGGGTGCCGCCGAGCGTATCATTCGCTGGAGTACCGATACTTGGTGGAAGGCCATCGGCGGCGACAGGCACGAGCAGGATCCCCAGCCTTGGTTCCGTGGCACTTCCTAA
- a CDS encoding P-loop containing nucleoside triphosphate hydrolase protein, with protein sequence MRPTSARLFQSLRPLQHENPLGLPRSGTPPTWGKRPVRRKITGVEKVIAVSSAKGGVGKSTVAANLSLAFARLGFRAGILDTDIFGPSIPTLFDLSGEPRLSNNNQLIPLTNYGVKTMSMGYLVGENAPVVWRGPMVMKAIQQLLHEVEWGGLDVLVLDLPPGTGDTQLTITQQVILDGSVIVTTPHTLATKDAVKGINMFKTVNVNILGLVQNMSLFTCPHCHGETSIFGSNARVEKLCQEHQIDFLGDIPLHPNIGDDGDRGKPTVVAEPTSERANAFLKIAQDICPKIDLSGK encoded by the exons ATGCGTCCAACATCTGCCCGCCTCTTTCAGAGCCTCCGGCCGCTGCAACACGAAAATCCATTA GGTCTCCCTCGATCAGGAACGCCGCCAACTTGGGGTAAACGCCCAGTCCGTCGCAAAATCACAGGTGTCGAGAAAGTCATCGCAGTATCCTCAGCGAAAGGTGGTGTAGGCAAAAGCACAGTTGCAG CAAATCTGTCTCTGGCTTTTGCTCGTCTTGGCTTTCGTGCTGGGATCCTGGACACTGATATCTTTGGTCCATCTATTCCAACCTTGTTTGACCTCTCAGGAGAACCGAGGTTATCAAATA ATAACCAGCTCATCCCTCTTACAAACTATGGAGTCAAGACCATGTCCATGGGCTATCTGGTTGGCGAGAATGCACCAGTAGTCTGGCGAGGTCCCATGGTGATGAAGGCTATTCAGCAGCTTCTACATGAGGTAGAATGGGGTggtcttgatgttcttgtcCTAGACCTTCCTCCGGGTACAGGAGATACACAGTTGACTATCACACAGCAGGTCATTTTGGATG GCTCTGTCATTGTCACAACTCCTCATACTCTTGCCACTAAAGATGCTGTCAAAGGTATCAACATGTTCAAAACAGTCAATGTCAATATCCTTGGCTTGGTACAGAACATGTCCTTGTTCACATGCCCTCATTGTCATGGAGAAACCAGTATCTTTGGTTCCAATGCAAGGGTCGAGAAGTTGTGTCAAGAGCACCAGATCGACTTTTTAGGTGATATCCCATTACACCCCAATATTGGAGACGATGGGGATAGAGGAAAACCCACAGTAGTGGCAGAACCTACGAGTGAGAGGGCAAATGCCTTTTTGAAGATAGCACAAGATATCTGTCCCAAGATCGATCTGAGTGGTAAATAG
- a CDS encoding apoptosis-antagonizing transcription factor, translated as MAKAKGRAKQFQDLDEPIAKDYDPEANVEVSENGSGSEESEDENAGTEHYVSVGKSKLRKQEGLSLGHQYRGSRVSRDALEEESESEDEDEDEESGDEEFDDPETADLARDEAEANDSEIESDDALGESDEERFKEFTFRGSSNPKKPVSKRATAADYMSSSDDGGAGVGEDEDDESESVEDDMDDGLHALVDGEEGSDDESDENDDEEGSGEEDEDDDDSESDDEESEAKAKNAKPIMAALSTRPDVDKGLAIRQQRKAYDGLLNIRIRLQKALIAANTLDALDANPEPESEPYEAAEEAAIKLLNTISSLKDNFGPSRAGEKRKRELDVSMATSEIWEQLQAEEQRSIKSREDRLEKWSRKVQSVNVTAPKGLESRNKTFINALKEQLIDPDNRLAKRSRVPRSCAPAQAAKGASENSNIYDDADFYQVLLKELVDQRTVEGSSGAGAGAAVPTVVLTAAKDVKSRKNVDRKASKGRKMRFTVHEKLQNFMAPEDRRAWEQGAIDRFFGTLFGRKMELNEDESEDDMDVDVEEAGLRLFRN; from the exons ATGGCCAAAGCAAAGGGTCGCGCAAAGCAGTTCCAAGACTTGGACGAGCCTATCGCCAAGG ACTACGATCCCGAGGCCAATGTCGAAGTTAGCGAGAATGGCAGCGGTAGCGAAGAGAGCGAGGACGAGAACGCGGGTACTGAGCACTACGTTTCCGTTGGAAAGAGTAAATTGAGGAAACAGGAGGGCCTGTCACTCGGTCACCAGTACCGAGGCTCTCGAGTCTCGCGAGATGCGCTCGAAGAAGAGAGCGAGTcggaagacgaggatgaggacgaggagtCGGGCGATGAGGAATTCGACGATCCTGAGACCGCAGATCTAGCACGCGACGAGGCTGAGGCCAACGACTCAGAAATCGAGAGCGACGACGCTCTTGGCGAAAGCGACGAGGAGCGCTTCAAGGAGTTTACTTTCCGAGGAAGCTCCAATCCTAAAAAGCCTGTTAGCAAGCGAGCTACCGCTGCTGACTACATGTCGTCTTCCGATGACGGCGGCGCTGGCGTtggcgaagatgaggacgacGAATCCGAGTCAGTTGAGGACGACATGGACGATGGTCTTCACGCTCTGGTCGATGGTGAGGAAGGCTCCGACGATGAGTCGGATGagaatgacgatgaggagggctcgggagaagaggatgaggacgatgatgatagcgAAAGCGATGACGAGGAATCAGAGGCGAAGGCTAAGAACGCAAAACCCATTATGGCAGCCCTATCAACTCGACCCGATGTTGACAAGGGTTTGGCAATCCGTCAGCAGCGCAAGGCCTATGATGGGCTCCTCAACATTCGAATTCGCCTACAGAAAGCCCTCATTGCTGCCAACACCTTAGATGCCCTCGACGCCAACCCCGAGCCCGAATCGGAGCCCTAcgaggctgctgaagaggcagccatcaagctcctcaacaCTATCAGCAGCCTTAAGGATAACTTTGGACCATCTCGAGCTGGCGAGAAGCGCAAGCGTGAATTAGATGTGTCTATGGCCACAAGCGAGATCTGGGAGCAATTACAAGCGGAGGAACAACGATCTATTAAATCTAGGGAGGATCGCCTTGAGAAGTGGTCTCGCAAGGTGCAGTCCGTTAATGTCACAGCACCCAAGGGGCTCGAGTCGCGAAACAAGACTTTTATCAATGCCCTTAAGGAGCAGCTTATTGACCCCGACAACCGTCTCGCCAAGCGCTCTCGCGTCCCTCGTTCATGTGCCCCAGCGCAAGCTGCCAAGGGTGCATCGGAGAACAGCAACATCTACGACGACGCCGACTTCTACCAGGTTCTCCTAAAGGAGCTTGTGGACCAGCGTACAGTGGAAGGCTCATcgggagctggagctggagctgccGTCCCCACGGTCGTTCTCACAGCAGCCAAGGACGTCAAGTCACGAAAGAATGTTGACCGCAAGGCCAGCAAGGGCCGCAAGATGCGCTTCACAGTTCACGAGAAGCTGCAGAACTTCATGGCGCCTGAGGACCGACGTGCGTGGGAGCAGGGTGCTATTGACCGCTTCTTCGGCACGCTGTTCGGCCGCAAGATGGAGCTTAACGAAGACGAGAGCGAGGATGacatggatgttgatgttgaggaggcaGGACTCCGGCTGTTTAGAAACTAA